Proteins from a single region of Leptotrichia hongkongensis:
- a CDS encoding amino acid ABC transporter ATP-binding protein, translating to MADSEVLLELSDIKKEYKKGIPALKGVSLSVNKSEVVVILGPSGCGKSTLLRCVNGLEEIQSGEIKLQGNVINKDKTKWHLIRQRIGMVFQSYELFDHMTVMQNLLLGPLKVQKRDKKEVTEQAEKLLERVGLLDKKNSYPRELSGGQKQRIAIIRSLCMNPEIMLFDEVTAALDPEMVREVLDVMLELAKEGMTMIIVTHEMKFAKAVADRIVFMDSGEIVETNYPLEFFRNPKTERAKKFLNIFNFEKKDKVESALLI from the coding sequence ATGGCAGATTCGGAAGTTTTATTGGAACTTTCTGATATAAAAAAAGAATACAAAAAAGGCATACCCGCACTAAAAGGAGTTTCACTTTCAGTAAATAAAAGCGAGGTTGTAGTAATATTAGGACCTTCTGGATGTGGGAAAAGTACACTTTTAAGATGTGTAAACGGACTTGAAGAAATTCAGTCTGGAGAAATAAAATTACAAGGAAATGTTATTAATAAAGACAAGACAAAATGGCATTTAATACGCCAGAGAATAGGAATGGTGTTTCAAAGTTACGAATTATTTGACCATATGACAGTTATGCAAAATCTTCTGTTAGGACCGCTTAAAGTACAGAAAAGGGATAAAAAGGAAGTTACAGAACAAGCAGAAAAATTGTTGGAAAGAGTAGGACTTCTGGATAAAAAGAACTCATATCCAAGAGAACTGTCAGGAGGACAAAAACAAAGAATAGCAATTATAAGATCACTATGTATGAATCCAGAAATAATGCTGTTTGATGAGGTTACAGCGGCACTTGATCCTGAAATGGTAAGGGAAGTGCTGGATGTAATGCTGGAACTGGCAAAGGAAGGAATGACAATGATAATCGTTACTCATGAAATGAAATTTGCTAAAGCAGTTGCAGATAGGATAGTATTTATGGATTCTGGAGAAATCGTTGAAACAAATTATCCGCTGGAATTTTTTAGAAATCCAAAAACTGAAAGAGCTAAGAAATTCTTAAATATATTTAATTTTGAAAAGAAAGATAAGGTGGAATCAGCTTTGTTGATATAA
- a CDS encoding amino acid ABC transporter permease: MQLSGIDVIFKGVNLQRLMGGLVVTGQIALVSIVFSILLGLILGIVMTSKNKIIYGILKFYLESMRIIPLLVWLFIIYFGVAKGFDLHIDSETTTIIVFVIWGTAEMMDIVRGAIISLPKIQGESAKALGLDTIQVYRYVLLPQAVRRIAPAAVNLITRMIKTTSLAIFIEVAEVLKIGRQIIEFSSRKNPMAPFWVYLFIFFLYFIICYPITLLSKKMEKKWAV, from the coding sequence ATGCAACTGTCGGGAATTGATGTTATTTTTAAAGGAGTCAATTTGCAAAGGCTTATGGGTGGACTTGTTGTAACAGGACAAATTGCTCTTGTTTCCATAGTATTTTCAATATTGCTTGGATTAATTCTAGGAATAGTTATGACTTCAAAAAATAAAATTATTTATGGAATATTGAAGTTTTATCTGGAAAGTATGAGAATCATTCCCTTGCTTGTGTGGCTGTTCATAATTTATTTTGGAGTTGCAAAAGGCTTTGATTTGCATATTGATTCAGAAACTACGACAATAATAGTATTTGTGATATGGGGAACGGCTGAAATGATGGATATTGTGAGAGGAGCTATTATTTCTCTTCCAAAAATTCAAGGAGAAAGTGCAAAGGCTTTGGGGCTTGATACAATTCAGGTTTATAGATATGTGCTGCTTCCGCAGGCAGTAAGAAGAATTGCACCTGCGGCGGTAAACCTTATAACAAGAATGATTAAGACAACTTCACTTGCGATTTTTATAGAAGTTGCAGAAGTTCTAAAAATAGGACGGCAAATTATAGAGTTTTCAAGCAGGAAAAATCCGATGGCACCATTCTGGGTGTATCTGTTCATATTTTTTCTATATTTCATAATTTGTTATCCGATTACATTATTATCAAAAAAAATGGAGAAAAAATGGGCTGTTTAA
- a CDS encoding amino acid ABC transporter permease has product MDFNFIIENIPKYLEAMKLTVIIGIFGIVFSILIGIVCALVLYYRVPAVRQIVGIYIELSRNTPLVIQLFFLYFGLPKIGITFNSHICAVIGLSFLGGSYMCEAFRSGLESVTKGQRESGLSIGLTESQLITNVILPQAFTVSFPAIAANIIFLLKETSVIGILALMELMYLTRDLIGLYYKTNESLFMLVAAYLIIILPVSFILTVIERRIRYATVGN; this is encoded by the coding sequence ATGGACTTTAATTTTATAATAGAAAATATTCCTAAATATTTAGAAGCAATGAAATTGACTGTGATTATAGGAATTTTTGGAATTGTATTTTCAATATTGATTGGAATAGTTTGTGCATTGGTGCTTTATTATAGAGTTCCAGCTGTTAGGCAGATTGTGGGAATTTATATTGAACTTTCGAGAAATACGCCACTTGTAATACAGTTATTCTTTCTGTATTTTGGGCTTCCAAAAATTGGAATTACGTTTAATTCGCATATTTGTGCGGTAATTGGATTATCTTTCCTTGGTGGAAGTTACATGTGTGAGGCATTTCGGAGCGGATTGGAGTCGGTTACGAAAGGGCAGAGGGAATCTGGGTTAAGTATTGGACTTACAGAATCACAGCTTATAACTAACGTGATACTGCCACAGGCATTTACGGTTTCATTTCCAGCGATAGCGGCAAATATAATATTTCTTTTGAAAGAAACTTCAGTAATAGGGATTTTGGCTTTAATGGAACTGATGTATCTGACACGGGATTTGATAGGGCTTTATTATAAAACGAATGAAAGTCTGTTTATGCTTGTTGCAGCATATTTGATTATTATTTTACCAGTTTCGTTTATTTTAACAGTAATTGAAAGGAGAATAAGATATGCAACTGTCGGGAATTGA
- the priA gene encoding replication restart helicase PriA, which produces MYYYEIYVENNQGIYTYKSEEKYEIGQWCIVNFINKDKMGLIVAIVNENQIQFDISKVKKIKDAAPVLSIPSDIMQLIRWIKNYYISDYYSVIKAVYPGALKLNYSKKAIFQKEFSENNETLEVEKIEEIKKFNEYMKKRHEVTVATLKKNFSSEIVERAVNEKVISIEKKVILNSKISKREKGKSEIVEKEIILNDEQQKAVDTIKNSENQIFLLKGITGSGKTEIYINLIKEALKQGFGSIFLVPEISLTVQMIQRLEEEFHNEVAILHSKLTDKEKREEWTFIRNGEKKIVIGARSAVFAPVQNLKYIIVDEEHENTYKQENNPRYHVKNVAIKRAFLQNENLKKYEKLEKNSELEKNDNLEEAEIVKSEKIKVILGSATPSFETYYQAQQGDIELIELTKRYKNAKLPKFKIVDLNETTENFSEELLDRISQTLQKNEQVILILNRKAFSNLLKCKECGNIPTCPNCSISLNYYKYDNRLKCHYCGYEKRFDNTCDECGGHKMRQIGAGTEKIEEELATAFPSARIVRVDSESIKTKQNYEKAYNDFKNHKYDIMLGTQIIAKGLHFSNVTLVGVINADIILNFPDFRASEKTFQLLTQASGRAGRGEKDGEVIIQTFNGENDVIKKTIESDYEGYYKNEMIMRKMLNYPPFGRIVILVISATEENLVMEKAKILREEIIRNVNATMNLTQNDFISDAFKSPIYKINGRYRYQIFFKFERENILKIKKIIKKCVGKFREREKKVRVTIDVDPVNMM; this is translated from the coding sequence ATGTATTATTATGAAATTTATGTGGAAAATAATCAGGGAATATATACGTATAAATCGGAAGAAAAGTATGAAATTGGACAATGGTGCATTGTCAATTTTATAAATAAGGATAAAATGGGGCTTATTGTAGCAATTGTTAATGAAAATCAGATTCAGTTTGATATTTCAAAAGTGAAAAAAATTAAGGATGCTGCCCCAGTTTTATCCATTCCATCCGATATTATGCAGCTTATAAGGTGGATAAAAAATTATTATATAAGTGATTATTATAGCGTAATAAAGGCAGTTTATCCAGGAGCATTGAAGTTAAATTATTCCAAAAAAGCCATTTTCCAAAAGGAATTTTCTGAAAATAATGAAACTTTGGAAGTGGAAAAAATTGAGGAAATAAAAAAATTTAATGAATATATGAAAAAACGTCATGAAGTTACCGTTGCAACTTTGAAAAAGAATTTTTCTAGCGAAATTGTGGAAAGAGCTGTAAATGAAAAGGTTATTTCCATTGAAAAGAAAGTTATTTTAAATTCTAAAATTTCAAAAAGAGAAAAGGGAAAAAGTGAAATTGTAGAAAAGGAAATTATTTTGAATGACGAGCAGCAAAAGGCTGTGGATACGATAAAAAATAGTGAAAATCAGATTTTTCTGTTAAAGGGGATAACTGGCTCGGGGAAGACGGAAATTTATATTAATTTGATAAAGGAAGCCTTGAAACAAGGGTTTGGCAGTATTTTTTTGGTACCTGAAATTTCACTTACAGTTCAGATGATACAAAGGCTTGAGGAGGAATTTCACAATGAAGTGGCTATTCTTCATAGTAAACTTACAGACAAGGAAAAGCGGGAAGAGTGGACTTTCATACGAAATGGCGAAAAAAAAATTGTGATTGGAGCAAGGTCGGCGGTTTTTGCACCTGTTCAGAACTTGAAATATATTATTGTGGATGAGGAGCATGAAAATACGTATAAACAGGAGAATAATCCACGGTATCACGTAAAAAATGTGGCGATAAAAAGGGCATTTTTGCAAAATGAGAATTTAAAAAAATATGAAAAACTTGAAAAAAATAGTGAATTAGAGAAAAATGATAATTTGGAAGAAGCTGAAATTGTAAAAAGTGAAAAGATAAAAGTGATTTTAGGTTCGGCAACTCCATCTTTTGAAACTTATTATCAGGCACAGCAGGGCGATATTGAATTAATTGAGCTGACAAAACGGTATAAGAATGCTAAACTTCCAAAATTTAAAATTGTGGATTTGAATGAAACGACAGAAAATTTTTCAGAAGAACTGCTAGATAGGATTTCTCAGACATTGCAAAAAAATGAGCAGGTTATCTTGATTTTGAATAGAAAAGCATTTTCAAACTTGCTGAAATGCAAGGAATGTGGAAATATTCCGACTTGTCCGAATTGCAGTATTTCTTTAAACTATTATAAATATGATAATCGCCTCAAGTGCCATTACTGTGGATATGAAAAACGTTTTGACAACACATGTGATGAATGTGGCGGACATAAAATGAGACAAATTGGGGCTGGGACGGAAAAAATTGAAGAGGAATTAGCGACGGCATTTCCATCTGCAAGAATTGTAAGAGTAGATTCGGAAAGTATAAAAACTAAGCAAAATTATGAAAAAGCCTACAACGACTTTAAAAATCACAAATACGACATAATGCTTGGAACACAGATTATCGCAAAGGGACTGCATTTTTCAAACGTAACATTAGTCGGAGTAATTAATGCTGATATAATCCTAAATTTTCCAGACTTTCGGGCTTCAGAAAAGACTTTTCAGTTACTGACACAGGCTTCAGGGCGTGCAGGGCGTGGAGAAAAGGATGGGGAAGTGATTATTCAGACTTTTAATGGCGAAAATGATGTAATAAAAAAAACAATTGAAAGTGATTATGAGGGATATTACAAAAACGAGATGATTATGCGAAAAATGTTAAATTATCCGCCTTTTGGACGAATCGTAATTTTGGTAATTTCAGCAACGGAAGAAAATTTGGTAATGGAAAAAGCCAAAATTTTGCGTGAAGAGATTATAAGAAATGTAAATGCAACTATGAATTTAACTCAAAATGATTTTATCTCAGATGCTTTCAAATCTCCAATTTACAAAATAAATGGAAGATACCGATATCAGATATTTTTTAAATTTGAAAGAGAAAATATCTTGAAAATAAAAAAAATTATAAAAAAATGTGTAGGTAAATTTCGGGAAAGGGAAAAGAAAGTTAGGGTTACAATTGATGTAGATCCTGTAAATATGATGTAA
- a CDS encoding penicillin-binding transpeptidase domain-containing protein codes for MKKGNKKSSIIDRAKSNIEKNRKDQETEKFLKVFLRYLNTFRGRFGLLVLFTTIGFIAILGKVYSIQTKGGNKLRDEGEKQYSSKSFTKAKRGKISTSDGQVLAYDNEQFIINLDPSLIEEKNINTVLEMLKTYIPNLETEKYKNEYLKRKTEQKKYLKIDYIIPYNTKIAIEAEIDNDIKNVKTLKKEGYKRRYKGVTFETMFTRSYVQNNAFQETVGFVNKENRGMYGIEKYYDKELSGKTGITTGLRKVPKALQEIMKFGKMKKSEDRKEEEGNNLVLTIDSFMQDTLNSELEQAYVDHKAESAMGILIEVETGKVIAMSSYPKSEDKSNIKNRTITDFFEPGSIFKPITVAMGLETKKIDENTQLYTGGSIRVDDRTLREHDNSVSGNLSLADAIAKSSNVIMVRIMLMLNNDTVLNYFSNLGLGTKTGIDTYFESTKKLVESKKLNKVGRSTMGYGQGISMTQIQIMMALNAVINDGKLLKPYLVDKVEDSKGNIVKQNKPVVIRKVFSDEVSKLSRRYMEASVTRGTGKDAYIAGYRIGGKTGTAQKAEKGGYKNLHVSSFFAFFPVDKPKYAILITINEPKGNFIYGSEVALPTARNVLQKLINHKRIQPNGQVKTLVKNTGFVEQEVKKDLGKIKKDFEKNIMPDLTGISLREFLSIYPQGKFSQYEITGSGKIVSQFPEKGTKLDKQTKIQIMLE; via the coding sequence ATGAAAAAGGGTAATAAAAAAAGTAGTATTATTGACAGGGCAAAGTCAAATATAGAAAAGAATAGAAAAGATCAGGAAACTGAAAAATTTTTGAAGGTATTTTTGAGATATTTAAATACATTCAGAGGAAGATTTGGTTTATTGGTTTTGTTTACAACTATAGGATTTATTGCAATACTTGGGAAAGTTTACAGTATTCAAACAAAAGGTGGAAACAAATTAAGAGATGAAGGAGAAAAACAGTATTCATCAAAAAGCTTTACTAAAGCTAAAAGAGGGAAAATATCTACAAGTGATGGACAGGTTCTAGCTTATGACAATGAGCAGTTTATTATTAATCTTGATCCCAGCTTGATTGAAGAAAAAAATATTAATACAGTGCTAGAAATGTTGAAAACATATATTCCTAATCTGGAAACTGAAAAATATAAAAATGAGTATTTAAAACGTAAAACTGAACAGAAAAAATATCTAAAAATCGATTATATAATTCCTTATAATACAAAAATAGCTATTGAAGCTGAAATTGATAATGATATTAAAAACGTGAAAACTCTAAAAAAAGAGGGATATAAAAGAAGATATAAAGGTGTAACATTTGAAACAATGTTTACAAGAAGCTATGTTCAAAATAATGCTTTTCAGGAAACAGTAGGTTTTGTTAATAAAGAAAACAGAGGTATGTATGGAATTGAAAAGTATTACGATAAAGAGCTTTCAGGTAAAACAGGTATTACGACGGGTCTTAGAAAAGTTCCAAAGGCATTGCAGGAAATTATGAAATTTGGAAAAATGAAGAAATCAGAAGACAGGAAAGAAGAAGAAGGTAATAATCTTGTCCTTACTATTGACAGTTTTATGCAGGATACCCTTAATAGCGAACTGGAACAGGCTTATGTAGACCATAAGGCAGAATCGGCAATGGGAATTTTGATAGAAGTGGAAACTGGTAAAGTGATTGCAATGTCTTCGTATCCTAAATCAGAGGATAAATCAAATATAAAAAATAGAACTATTACAGATTTTTTTGAACCAGGGTCTATATTTAAGCCTATAACAGTTGCAATGGGTCTTGAAACCAAAAAAATTGATGAAAATACGCAGCTTTATACAGGAGGTTCGATAAGAGTAGATGATAGAACACTTAGAGAACATGATAATAGTGTGAGTGGTAATTTAAGTCTAGCTGATGCGATTGCAAAATCTTCAAATGTAATAATGGTAAGAATAATGCTAATGTTGAACAATGATACTGTTCTTAATTATTTTTCAAATCTTGGATTAGGAACAAAAACAGGTATAGACACTTATTTTGAATCAACCAAAAAACTTGTTGAATCCAAAAAATTAAACAAGGTAGGAAGATCAACAATGGGTTATGGACAAGGGATTTCGATGACGCAGATTCAGATAATGATGGCATTAAATGCAGTTATTAATGATGGGAAGTTATTAAAACCTTATTTGGTGGATAAAGTGGAAGATAGTAAAGGAAATATTGTCAAACAGAACAAACCTGTTGTAATAAGAAAAGTGTTTAGTGATGAAGTTTCAAAATTAAGCCGAAGATATATGGAAGCGAGTGTAACTAGAGGAACTGGTAAAGATGCATATATTGCTGGTTATCGTATTGGTGGAAAAACAGGGACTGCCCAAAAAGCAGAAAAGGGAGGATATAAAAATTTACATGTCAGCTCGTTTTTTGCATTTTTTCCAGTAGACAAACCTAAATATGCTATATTAATAACAATTAATGAGCCTAAAGGGAACTTTATTTATGGTTCAGAAGTTGCTTTACCGACAGCAAGAAATGTGTTGCAAAAATTAATTAACCATAAAAGAATTCAACCAAATGGTCAAGTTAAGACGCTTGTTAAGAATACTGGATTTGTTGAGCAGGAAGTGAAAAAAGATTTAGGAAAAATTAAGAAGGATTTTGAGAAAAATATTATGCCTGATTTGACGGGAATTAGTCTTAGGGAATTTTTGTCAATTTATCCGCAAGGGAAATTTTCACAATATGAGATTACTGGAAGTGGAAAGATTGTTTCCCAATTTCCTGAAAAAGGGACTAAACTTGATAAACAGACGAAGATACAGATAATGCTGGAATAA